The following proteins come from a genomic window of Meleagris gallopavo isolate NT-WF06-2002-E0010 breed Aviagen turkey brand Nicholas breeding stock chromosome Z, Turkey_5.1, whole genome shotgun sequence:
- the CD180 gene encoding CD180 antigen: MVCSSCLLIAAVLAFASCRASHMVDATCSEITTNKSYSCEGLGLREIPGSLPVTTEILDFSFNMLPSLQNSTFSGLESLLYLDLTRCQINWVYEDAFHNNKRLHTIVLTGNLLMFLSDTAFAGPESLRKLVLTQTGISTISFIPMTNLDRLDTLILGSNHISSLQLPPNFPTKNLKHLDFQMNHIRVITAEDVSILQKTSNMTLIFKGNDILHIEPGALQSHFYSLDFGGCADIPGVLAGIRNSTTQTLWLGTFSDVEKKPDITPGVLEGLCNISVKDLYLQLQHFENLNAATFHCLTRLRKLDLTHTHISALPPGISGMSSLRELVLSINSFQHLCNISSATFPSLTHLHIKGNLQALQLGSGCLEGLAELRHLDLSHSHVESLDCCSKALNGLSSLQYLNLSHNTKLHIQDVFFKEGTSLELLDIAFTHLHIATSQGPFRNLHLLQVLNLSSSYINTSIQHLFQGLENLVLLDLSQNTFESGIMPEDKLFQQLSNLEVLILSSCELTAVNNQAFHSLGKLRHVDLSHNKFTALSTAVFSKLKSIYLNFAYNRLCIIPRDQLESLPGHSVINLSYNPLECTCSNIGFITWYRQHLDKIEDSKRTTCSEPKSLAGAPLATISLSCGISTAGIIAAVLLVLCCVAISIWGAHYFKRNYQQI, translated from the exons ATGGtgtgcagctcctgccttcTGATTGCAGCTGTGCTCGCCTTTGCCAGCTGCAGAGCCTCCCACATGGTGGATGCAACCTGCTCTGAG ATTACAACGAATAAAAGCTATAGCTGTGAAGGTTTAGGACTGAGGGAGATTCCTGGAAGTCTACCTGTCACAACAGAAATCCTTGACTTCAGCTTCAACATGCTCCCATCCCTCCAGAATTCAACCTTCTCTGGGCTGGAGTCTCTTCTCTACTTGGACCTGACGAG GTGTCAGATCAACTGGGTGTATGAAGATGCCTTTCACAACAACAAACGGCTGCACACCATTGTGCTGACTGGAAATCTGCTCATGTTCCTATCTGACACAGCGTTTGCCGGTCCTGAGTCTCTGAGGAAGCTTGTATTAACACAGACAGGAATAAGCACGATATCCTTTATTCCAATGACAAATCTGGACAGGTTGGACACCCTCATCTTGGGAAGCAACCACATCTCTTCATTGCAGCTCCCTCCCAACTTTCCAACTAAAAACCTCAAACATCTTGACTTTCAAATGAACCATATAAGAGTAATCACAGCAGAAGATGTCAGCATTTTGCAGAAGACCAGTAATATGACTCTTATATTTAAAGGCAACGACATTTTACACATTGAACCTGGAGCTCTCCAATCCCACTTCTACAGCTTGGACTTTGGGGGCTGTGCTGACATCCCTGGGGTCCTTGCAGGAATACGTAACTCCACTACCCAGACCCTTTGGCTAGGAACATTCAGTGATGTGGAGAAGAAGCCTGACATAACTCCAGGTGTTTTAGAAGGCCTCTGCAACATTTCTGTCAAGGATCTCTATCTGCAACTACAGCATTTCGAAAACCTAAATGCTGCCACATTTCACTGTCTGACAAGGCTCCGAAAGTTGGACCTAACCCACACCCACATCAGTGCTTTACCGCCTGGAATCAGTGGGATGAGTTCACTCAGGGAACTAGTTCTCAGCATCAACTCCTTCCAGCATCTCTGCAACATCAGCTCTGCCACCTTCCCATCGCTCACTCATCTCCACATCAAAGGGaacctgcaggcactgcagctaGGCTCTGGCTGCTTGGAAGGTCTGGCAGAGCTCCGGCATCTTGATTTAAGTCACAGTCATGTTGAAAGCCTCGATTGCTGCAGCAAAGCGCTAAATGGCTTgagcagccttcagtacctaaattTGAGCCACAACACAAAGCTCCATATCCAAGATGTGTTTTTCAAGGAGGGTACAAGCCTGGAGTTGCTGGACATAGCTTTCACTCATCTTCACATTGCCACTTCACAGGGTCCCTTCCGGAATCTTCATCTCTTGCAAGTCCTGAACCTTTCCTCTTCCTACATTAATACCAGCATTCAACATCTCTTTCAGGGTCTGGAAAATCTTGTGCTCTTGGACCTTAGTCAAAACACTTTTGAGTCAGGGATCATGCCTGAGGACAAACTGTTTCAACAGCTATCCAATTTAGAGGTGCTAATTTTATCATCCTGTGAACTGACAGCAGTGAACAACCAAGCCTTCCACAGCCTTGGGAAGTTACGGCACGTTGATCTGAGCCACAACAAGTTTACTGCACTCAGCACAGCTGTATTTTCAAAACTCAAGAGCATCTACCTCAACTTTGCCTACAACAGGCTCTGTATTATACCACGTGACCAGCTAGAGTCCCTGCCTGGCCACAGCGTAATCAATCTGAGTTACAACCCCCTGGAATGCACCTGTTCCAATATTGGTTTCATCACCTGGTACAGGCAGCATCTGGATAAAATTGAAGACTCCAAAAGAACAACATGTTCTGAACCCAAATCGCTAGCTGGGGCTCCGTTAGCCACAATCTCACTCTCATGTGGGatcagcactgcaggaatcaTTGCAGCTGTCCTACTTGTTTTGTGCTGTGTCGCCATATCAATTTGGGGTGCTCACTATTTCAAACGAAATTATCAGCAAATCTGA
- the MAST4 gene encoding LOW QUALITY PROTEIN: microtubule-associated serine/threonine-protein kinase 4 (The sequence of the model RefSeq protein was modified relative to this genomic sequence to represent the inferred CDS: inserted 1 base in 1 codon), translating to FLFLSHSDFFSAVYFVRHKETRQRFAMKKINKQNLILRNQIQQAFVERDILTFAENPFVVSMYCSFETRRHLCMVMEYVEGGDCATLMKNMGPLPVDMARMYFAETVLALEYLHNYGIVHRDLKPDNLLVTSMGHIKLTDFGLSKVGLMSLTTNLYEGHIEKDAREFLDKQVCGTPEYIAPEVILRQGYGKPVDWWAMGIILYEFLVGCVPFFGDTPEELFGQVISDEINWPEKDEAPPPDAQDLITLLLRQNPLERLGTGGAYEVKQHQFFRSLDWNSLLRQKAEFIPQLESEDDTSYFDTRSEKYHHMETEEEDDTNDEDFNLEIRQFSSCSHRFSKVFSSIDRVSQTQGDEKEDAGDKTKSVTLPSVESLSWSSEYSEIQQVSTSISSDTESSGQRHSSGLLPKLAISAEGEQDDSTCLVGAQEEQEKPVLVSEEIVPDEPEVTTPASTISSSTLSVGSFSEHLDQMNGRSECVDSTDNSSKPPTEVAFQMARQRLESTEKKKISGKVTKSLSASALSLMIPGDVFGVSPLGSPMSPHSLSSDPSSSRDSSPSRDSSIAAASPHQPIVIHSSGKKYGFTIRAIRVYVGDSDIYTVHHIVWNVEEGGVAYQAGLKAGDLITHINGEPVHGLVHTEVIELLLKSGNKVSIMTTPFENTSIKTGPARRNSCRSQMVRRSKKTKKKESLERRRSLFKKLAKQPSPLLHTSRSFSCLNRSLSSGESLPGSPTHSLSPRSPTPSYRSTPDFPSGTNSSQSSSPSSSAPNSPAGSGHIRPSTLHGLGPKLSGQRYRSGRRKSAGSIPLSPLARTPSPTPQPTSPQRSPSPLLGHSIGNTKIAQSFPSKMHSPPTIVRHIVRPKSAEPPRSPLLKRVQSEEKLAPSYASDKKHLCSRKHSLEVTQEEVNRELSQREVILQSLEENVCDVPSLTRVRPAEQGCLKRPISRKLGRQESIDELDREKLKVKIVMKKQDFAEKVNAAIHEPSSEPEKPNTIRLEERDKKAFQKVLERSNPFETKIVALETQPAGGILKDTLQKNANLRSNDCSALDTQMLCHGSPLNEVSHISYEFKRISPPCTLQDMPSQSSDRMLNGKGENTDKNVPTKEFVKYERLDGKLANIDYLRKKMSFEEKDESVCPVLKPKLTSNVHESLQLNAVRPVSIQQDSTTVAEGRAFISSAHASQMSSVSFVPLKTLNSRTETSMEKSAVISAESPVRKSPSEYKLDGRSVSCLKPIEGTLDIALLSGPQASKTELPLCVLPEGQSTSSDTGSTKPSVPQGSGGKAELACQKELLLSHSKSSKVNLPEAQVLQTSKVNLPEAQVLQTSKVNLPEAQVLQTSKVNLSEAQVLQTSKVNVAEAQVLQTSKSSPNPPVIPMAAEVMAEKKVSSPAAKVSISITEAVQKKDNFPSKEDSSVEVKSCVTQSQSVKSALKYSKLSTIQSIPEKPLGKEQQVQKELPSRQPAAQRNCEPISAKVEVIRESTLKVSVSDILTTNYSKGSEKNSADLAIPPQMQGKLQGTGPKAQPKDGRDSVKQLSREDAVVASSFVERDITKQKVLSESKKIIVESKSENLLCKPSVECDPKNEKTALVSCVQKDKTKDLGKKDPKQVPDIRLPATEREQSSQVPQQQPSAPVSPAVRDAMSRSCAADVHTGIQDPMKPPITGMESSTNKLRPVSDMSSSKSKHTDKQTFSQKSCTPNTKEKETVVQMSASSRKDCKHAGKSVPDSPSFVSGSLRKMNSEHIKVERPVILEHGLVSTLQVSSITPDTKPKSSTVDSGRTGPEISKQMQKQEPAGFGDSADQKLFHFSEKQTVSPKFSTVKDCLLLNKQADRSPLNQTTSADRRPEGKXCTDALYVQHDNGKMEPTLCLTNCDVRAKGSEKSTSTSKCSQDSKGKGQINQKQPENASKQIAIKHTPAASGQSSYHVAAVPGKPLACSTNFSECRQEVSVLSLAKSDTSSAKVKAGSPELPSFSYKEQSKKSTSTTGNSKTEITKSVSMITLHSAAVVEAHQSTSNLGGKPGNQEKSFVNTVDVKGKDTAQAQQSASRKQNVGKDLTRSLTTPDRPNALSNDKDSVRQRRGKEALRSSPHKKSC from the exons gttTGTGGTACACCTGAATACATAGCTCCTGAAGTAATACTGAGACAGGGTTATGGAAAACCAGTGGACTGGTGGGCTATGGGAATTATTCTTTATGAATTTCTTGTTGGGTGTGTCCCATTCTTTGGAGATACACCAGAAGAGCTGTTTGGACAAGTAATCAGTG ATGAAATCAACTGGCCTGAAAAGGATGAAGCACCACCTCCAGATGCGCAGGATCTCATTACCCTGCTGCTCAGGCAGAATCCCTTGGAAAGACTGGGAACAG GTGGTGCATATGAAGTAAAGCAACATCAGTTCTTCAGGAGCCTTGACTGGAACAGTCTGCTAAGACAGAAAGCAGAGTTTATTCCACAGTTGGAGTCTGAAGATGACACAAGTTATTTTGACA CTCGTTCTGAGAAATACCACCACATGGAAACTGAGGAAGAAGATGATACAAATGATGAGgattttaatttggaaataagACAGTTTTCTTCATGTTCACACAGATTTTCAAAA GTGTTTAGTAGCATAGACCGAGTTTCTCAAACACAAGGTGATGAAAAGGAAGATGCaggagacaaaacaaaaagtgtAACGTTGCCTTCAGTGGAATCTTTAAGCTGGAGTTCAGAATATTCTGAAAT ACAACAAGTATCTACATCCATCTCCTCTGACACCGAGAGTAGCGGGCAGCGACATAGTTCTGGTTTGTTGCCAAAGCTGGCCATATCTGCCGAAGGAGAACAAGATGATTCCACCTGCCTAGTGGGAGCACaggaagagcaggaaaagcCTGTATTAGTGAGTGAAGAAATAGTGCCAGATGAACCCGAAGTAACAACTCCAGCAAGTACAATAAGCAGCTCCACACTGTCAG TTGGCAGTTTTTCAGAGCACTTAGATCAGATGAATGGACGAAGCGAATGTGTGGACAGCACAGATAACTCCTCAAAGCCTCCCACTGAAGTTGCATTTCAGATGGCTCGTCAGAGATTAGAAAGTACGGAGAAAAAGAAGATCTCCGGAAAAGTTACAAAGTCCCTTTCTGCAAGTGCTTTGTCCCTCATGATCCCAGGAG atgtgTTTGGTGTTTCTCCTCTGGGAAGTCCAATGTCTCCTCATTCGCTATCATCTGATCCTTCGTCCTCTCGAGATTCCTCTCCTAGTCGTGATTCTTCAATTGCTGCTGCAAGTCCTCATCAGCCTATAGTAATTCacagttcaggaaaaaaatatggctTCACCATCCGAGCAATCAGGGTTTATGTGGGAGACAGTGATATTTACACTGTGCACCATATTGTTTGG AATGTGGAAGAAGGAGGCGTGGCATACCAAGCTGGTTTGAAAGCTGGGGACCTAATTACTCATATCAATGGAGAGCCAGTGCATGGTCTTGTTCATACGGAAGTCATTGAGTTGTTGTTAAAG AGTGGCAACAAAGTGTCAATTATGACAACACCTTTTGAAAACACTTCCATCAAGACAGGACCTGCCAGGAGAAACAGCTGCAGGAGCCAAATGGTCAGGCGCAGTAAGAAAACCAAGAAGAAAGAGAGTTTAGAGAG GAGGAGGTCTCTCTTTAAAAAGTTGGCCAAGCAGCCCTCTCCTCTTCTTCACACCAGCAGAAGTTTCTCCTGCCTGAACCGATCACTTTCATCAGGAGAGAGCTTACCTGGATCTCCAACTCACAGCTTGTCTCCAAGGTCACCTACCCCAAGCTACCGTTCCACTCCTGATTTTCCATCTG GTACTAATTCTTCTCAGAGTAGCTCCCCTAGTTCAAGTGCTCCCAATTCTCCAGCTGGTTCAGGACACATAAGACCCAGCACTCTTCATGGCTTGGGCCCAAAGCTTAGCGGGCAAAGATACAGATCAGGAAGACGCAAATCAGCTGGCAGcattcctctctctcctctggCAAGAACACCTTCCCCAACACCACAGCCCACATCACCTCAGCGATCTCCATCACCATTGCTAGGGCATTCAATTGGGAATACGAAAATAGCTCAGTCTTTTCCTAGCAAGATGCACTCCCCTCCAACTATTGTAAGACATATTGTTAGGCCAAAAAGTGCAGAACCACCACGATCTCCTCTCTTAAAGAGAGTCCAGTCAGAAGAGAAACTTGCACCCTCTTATGCTAGTGATAAGAAACACTTATGTTCACGAAAACACAGTCTTGAAGTGACTCAGGAAGAAGTTAATAGAGAATTGTCCCAAAGGGAAGTAATTCTTCAGAGTTTGGAGGAGAATGTATGTGATGTGCCATCACTCACACGAGTCAGacctgcagagcagggctgcttgAAGCGGCCCATCTCCCGAAAATTAGGTAGGCAAGAATCCATTGATGAATTAGACAGAGAAAAGCTGAAAGTCAAGATAGTTATGAAAAAACAAGATTTTGCTGAGAAAGTGAATGCTGCTATACATGAACCTAGCAGTGAACCAGAAAAGCCCAATACCATAAGATTggaagaaagagacaaaaaagcaTTCCAAAAGGTATTAGAAAGATCAAAtccatttgaaacaaaaattgttGCTTTAGAGACCCAACCAGCTGGAGGCATACTCAAAGACACTCTTCAAAAGAATGCAAACTTGAGATCAAATGACTGTAGTGCTTTAGATACACAGATGTTGTGTCATGGGTCTCCACTTAATGAAGTCAGTCATATTTCTTACGAGTTCAAAAGAATTTCTCCTCCATGTACGCTGCAAGATATGCCATCTCAGTCCTCTGACAGAATGCTAAatggaaagggagaaaacacaGATAAAAATGTACCAACAAAAGAATTTGTCAAATATGAAAGATTAGATGGTAAACTTGCAAATATTGATtatcttagaaagaaaatgtcttttgaagaaaaagatgaaagtgTCTGTCCAGTGCTAAAACCCAAACTGACATCGAATGTTCATGAAAGCCTTCAACTTAATGCAGTCAGGCCTGTAAGCATTCAGCAGGATTCCACTACAGTTGCTGAAGGTAGAGCATTCATCAGCAGTGCACATGCTTCTCAGATGAGCTCAGTTTCTTTTGTTCCCCTCAAAACATTGAATAGTCGAACAGAAACAAGTATGGAAAAATCAGCTGTGATTTCTGCTGAGTCACCTGTCAGAAAAAGTCCATCAGAATATAAACTTGATGGGAGGTCTGTTTCCTGTTTGAAGCCAATAGAAGGCACACTAGacattgctttgctttctggaCCACAGGCTTCGAAGACTGAGTTACCTTTGTGTGTTCTGCCAGAAGGACAGAGCACCAGCAGTGATACGGGATCTACTAAACCTTCAGTGCCACAGGGGAGTGGTGGAAAGGCAGAACTGGCCTGTCAGAAAGAGCTGCTGTTAAGCCATTCAAAATCTAGCAAAGTTAACCTGCCAGAGGCTCAGGTTCTGCAAACAAGCAAAGTTAACCTGCCAGAGGCTCAGGTTCTGCAAACAAGCAAAGTTAACCTGCCAGAGGCTCAGGTTCTGCAAACAAGCAAAGTTAACCTGTCAGAGGCTCAGGTTCTGCAAACAAGCAAAGTTAACGTAGCAGAGGCTCAGGTTCTGCAAACAAGCAAGAGTTCTCCCAATCCACCTGTCATCCCTATGGCTGCAGAAGTGATGGCAGAGAAAAAAGTTTCTAGTCCAGCTGCTAAAGTCAGCATTTCTATTACTGAAGCTGTTCAGAAGAAGGACAACTTTCCCTCAAAGGAGGACAGTTCAGTGGAGGTGAAGTCCTGTGTTACTCAAAGTCAGAGTGTTAAAAGTGCCCTAAAATACTCTAAGCTTTCTACTATCCAAAGTATTCCTGAAAAACCTCTGGGCAAAGAGCAGCAAGTACAAAAGGAGCTGCCTAGCAGACAGCCAGCAGCCCAGAGAAATTGTGAGCCTATCTCTGCAAAGGTGGAGGTTATCAGGGAGTCGACTTTGAAGGTATCTGTCTCAGATATCCTGACAACAAACTACTCCAAAGGCagtgaaaaaaattctgctgatcTTGCCATTCCACCTCAAATGCAAGGGAAATTGCAGGGAACTGGTCCAAAGGCACAACCTAAGGATGGCAGAGATTCGGTAAAACAGCTAAGCAGGGAAGACGCTGTTGTTGCTAGCAGCTTTGTGGAAAGGGACATAACCAAGCAGAAGGTTCTCAGTGAGTCTAAGAAAATTATTGTGGAGTCAAAGAGTGAAAATCTTCTATGCAAACCCTCAGTAGAATGTGATCCTAAAAATGAGAAGACTGCATTGGTGTCCTGTGTGCAGAAGGATAAAACCAAAGACTTGGGAAAGAAAGATCCGAAACAGGTCCCTGACATAAGGCTTCCAGCCACTGAGAGAGAGCAGTCCAGCCAAGTTCCTCAGCAGCAACCTAGTGCTCCAGTGTCCCCTGCTGTGAGAGATGCTATgagcagaagctgtgctgcagatgttCACACAGGTATTCAAGATCCCATGAAGCCTCCTATCACTGGTATGGAAAGCAGTACTAATAAACTCAGGCCTGTCTCTGATATGAGTTCCTCTAAGTCTAAGCACACAGATAAACAGACGTTTTCACAGAAATCATGCACtccaaacacaaaagaaaaagaaacagttgttCAGATGTCTGCCAGCTCCCGGAAGGATTGTAAACATGCTGGTAAAAGTGTTCCAGATTCCCCCTCTTTTGTATCGGgttctttaagaaaaatgaacagtgaACATATTAAAGTTGAAAGGCCTGTGATTTTGGAGCATGGACTTGTATCCACTCTTCAAGTGAGCAGTATCACTCCTGATACAAAACCCAAATCATCTACTGTTGACTCAGGACGAACAGGTCCTGAGATATCTaagcaaatgcaaaagcaaGAACCAGCAGGCTTTGGAGATTCTGCTGATCAAAAGCTGTTTCACTTCAGCGAGAAACAAACTGTGTCTCCAAAGTTTTCCACTGTGAAAGACTGTCTCTTGCTGAACAAACAAGCAGACAGAAGTCCTCTTAATCAGACAACCTCTGCAGATAGAAGACCTGAAGGAA TATGCACTGATGCACTTTATGTTCAACATGACAATGGGAAAATGGAGCCTACCCTTTGCCTCACAAACTGTGATGTTAGAGCAAAAGGATCAGAAAAATCAACCTCAACCAGCAAATGCTCTCAAGATTCAAAAGGGAAAGGACAAATTAATCAAAAACAGCCTGAGAATGCAAGCAAACAAATTGCAATAAAACATACTCCAGCTGCCAGTGGGCAGAGTTCTTACCATGTGGCTGCAGTGCCAGGAAAGCCACTGGCTTGTTCAACCAATTTCTCTGAATGTAGACAAGAAGTATCAGTTTTGTCTTTGGCAAAGAGTGATACATCTTCAGCAAAAGTTAAAGCAGGCTCACCTGAGCTTCCTTCATTCAGCTACAAAGAACAAAGTAAGAAAAGCACCTCTACCACAGGAAATAGTAAGACAGAAATCACTAAAAGCGTGTCAATGATAActttgcacagtgctgctgttgtaGAAGCCCACCAGTCTACTTCAAACCTTGGGGGAAAACCTGGAAATCAAGAGAAGTCTTTTGTTAACACCGTGGATGTAAAGGGAAAAGATACTGCTCAGGCTCAGCAGTCTgcttcaagaaaacaaaatgttggtAAAGATTTAACTAGGTCATTAACCACACCTGATCGCCCAAACGCACTTTCTAATGACAAAGACTCAGTCCGGCAGCGTCGAGGGAAAGAAGCTTTACGAAGCAGTCCTCACAAAAAATCCTGTTGA